The Methanosarcina barkeri MS DNA window ATTCTTCTCGCGTAGAAAGAGCGAAGTACTCTACCCCCGTCCATTGGAAAAGCAGGCAGCAGGTTGAAGATCCCGAGTATAAGGTTCATAATCCCAAGAATCCAGATAACAAGGTATACCGGGTTTTGAGAAAGCATAGGATTAGGGGAAATGAGATTTCCATATATTAAAAGGCAGACTAAACCTATTAAAAGGCTTGTAAGGGGTCCTGCAGAAGCCATTTTTGCTTCCTGTCCGGGATCTCTGGGTATCTTTTCCATAGCTGATACTCCTCCAAAAAGGAAGAGAGTGATGTTCTCAATTTTGACCCCGTAACGCATTGCCAGATATGAATGTGCAAGTTCATGTACAAGTATCGAAGCAAAAAGTAGGATGGCAGTCAGGACTGAAAGCGAGTATCTTGTGATAGACGGCTCAACTCCCTCAAAACCAAAAGGTTGCGGGCTGATCGCAAACGCATAAGCAAATATAGGTAATATGAGAAGAAAAGTTATGTGAAGCCTGATAGGTATACCCATAACACTTCCGATTTTCACTGACGATTTCATAAAATAAATACCCCCATTTTCATTTTTATAATATTAAGCAGATGATTAAACGTTGATAGGACTTACGCAGTTAAAATGCCGAAAACTTGATATCTTTATAAATATACTTATGGCTTAGTGTTTCTCTAAAAACGTACGGAGTTATGGACATAAATCCACCTAAGTGTACCGACATTGACTACATTAATTTTCTCATTGCGGCTTCTAACGTTTTTAGCTGTACTGAAGCTGCTAGATGTTATCCAGACATAGCTAATGCTCCTTCTCATGATGCTTTTACTCGTTGCCTTCAAAGGCAACCTCCAGACACGGAAGCACTATGGGAGGAAGTAAAAAGTTATGTCAAGCTTAAGGGAGGATACCTAATTGTTGATGATTCAACATTAGATAAACCATACGCAGAAGAAATTGCTTTTGTTCGTCGTATGTGGAGTGGAAAACATCATCGTACTGTAAAGGGAATAGGCCTGGTTACCTTAGTTTGGACTGACGGTACAACCGTTATACCTATCGATTTTCGAATTTATAACATCGATGTAGACGACAAAACAAAGAATGACCATTTCCGTGATATGCTTGACAAGGCCGAAGAACGTGGTTTTAATCCCAAATTCGTTTTATTTGATACATGGTATGCAAGTGTGAAAAACCTTAAAGCCATTAGACAGAAAGAGTGGCATTTCCTTACAAGATTGAAAAATAATCGTTTGGTAAATCCTGACAACAAGGGAAATGTGCCACTTGAAACAGTAGATATTCCTCCAAAAGGACGTGTGGTTCACCTCAAAGCATATGGATTTGTAAAGGTGTTTAGGATAGTTTCAAAAAATGGAGACACGCAACACTGGGTTACAGATGTGCAAGAGATGGATGAAGCAAAACGTGAAGATTTGGCAAAGAAGTCATGGAAAATTGAGGAATATCATAGGGGAATAAAACAGTTCTGTGGTGTCGAAAAATGTCAGGCAAGAAAGGAAGAATCACAAAGAGCACATATAATGTTCTCATTAAGAGCTTTTCTTAGACTGGAATTACAAAGAATCAAAAGTGGAATATCCTGGTTTGAAAGTGCTATGAAAATTAGAAGAGTGGCAGTGACAGAATACTTAAGGAATCCCCAATACACGTTAAATTAATTCAAATATTTGAAAGTTTGGAAAAAACAATATGCTAGGAGCCAACTGCGTAACTCCTAGTTGAATAATATGAGTTCGTTGAATAATATGAGCTAACGCTAAATCAGATAAAGCTAAATCTGAACTTAAAATCAGGTCCAGACTATCATAAATAACACAGCTAATAGGGAGGAGAAATTTATAGGTAGTTATGTTCATAAATCCCACTGGAGCTGCTCGTAAGTTCCCTTAACTCTGCTCATAAACTCTTCTAATTAACTTTCCCTCATAAAGTTGTCTTTTAAAGTTCCCCTGATCAAGTTGCCTTATAAATTTTTCTTTATAAAGGTAACTGACCCCATTTATTATTTGGCGATAATTATACATATCTGTTTGTACGTAATTAGTGCACGATTAATATGTGATAGCAAATAAACAATTAAGCAAAAACCGAAGAAATTATGTGAATAATAAAGAAGTAAGATTTAAAGTTCTACTGTAAATTAAAGTTCTGTTGTAAATTAAAGTTCTGTTGTAAATTAAAGTTCTGTTGTAAATTAAAGTTCTGTTGTAAATTAAAGTTCTGTTGTAAATTAAAGTTCTACTGTAAATTAAAGTTCTACTGTAAATTAAAGTTCTACTGTAAATTAAGTTCTGCTGTAAATTAAAGTTCTGCTGTTACTTTTCTCAGATCTTGCAGGAATTCTTCTATATCGCGGGCCGTGTTGTGAGGCATTAGGACCAAGCGAAGAGATCTTGGATTGCGAGTAATTGAGACGTTCCAACCAAATTTCTTAAGAAGCTGTTCCCGCACAAAGTCAGGGTTCGGAACTCTCAGGGCGACCACGTTCATTACAGGCTCGATCAGGGGTTCAAAGCCGATTTTTCGAGCTTCTTTAACCAGTTTTGTGGTAAGCTGCATGCAGTACTGTACATTTTTTCTATACCCTTCACGTCCAAGATACTTCATAACGGCATAAGTGGCAGCGGCTGAAGCTCCACTGCGGGTACCTGTTAGAGTAAACTGAGCTTTTGTTGTAAGATATGGAGTATTTACCTTAAGGGAGTCAAGAAAAGAAGGAGATCTGAATAATAGGGCACCTGAGGGAATTGTGGAAAGCCCCATCTTATGAGGATCTATTGCAATGGAAGTAACGCCTGGAACTTTGAAATCGAAAGAATATGGCTTTTCAAGAAATGGAATCACAAACCCTCCGAAAGCTGCATCAACATGAAGGAAAAGCTCATTTTCAAGAGCAAGTTGTGAAAGTTCCTCAATCGGATCTACCTGTCCAAATTCCGTATTTCCTGCTATCCCTACGAGTCCGATGGTGTTTGCGTCTATCAGGCTTTTCACAGATGCAATATTCACCCTGAATTCAGAATCAAGAAGAGCTCTTTTAACCTCAATTCCCATCATATTGGCGACTTTATCAAATGAGAAGTGAGCTGACTCGGGAACAACTATATTGAGAATCTCACCTGACTTATTCCCGTCCTTAGTTACGATGTTTTTCATGCACCTGATAGCCTGGATATTAGATTCCGTGCCTCCTGTTGTAAGATAACCGCAAACCGAACTCTCACATGACTCTCCTGAAGGAATTTCAACAGACTGAGCATGAAGAAGTTCTCCCAGCATCTGGATAACTTCTTTTTCCAGCCTGTGAGCACCTGCAAAAAGTCCCAGATCGCCCAGGTTAGCCTCAATAAATAGCCTGTGAGCCTCAACCGCGACTCTGTGCGGGTGAGTGCACATTGAACTTAAAACCTTATAGTAATCCGTATCTTCTGACTTTACATCTTCCAGATAGGAAAATATCTCTTTCTCAGAAAGACCCTGCTCATTCATGTGGATAAAGTAAAACCAGTTTTATTTAAAATACTTATGGAATATACCTGCCAAATTACCAAGTAATTTTCATAACAACAGGGAGAGTAAGTATCCAAGATCTAAAAAAGGAATGTATGTTAAAATCTCATAATCATATTAATGTCTGTAATATCTGCTTTAGAGGGAGACACCTATATTTCGAGTGGAGACGTTTTCATAGATCTAGAAGACGCAAATTTCTCAGAACATATAGCTTAGATTTAGTTTAGATTTATAAATTTTTTGAAAATGAATACTTTTTCTGATAGATTGGTTATCAATAAAAAGAATATATTTAATGAATATATAAAATTAAATTTTTTTATATTAAGAAGAACTGTTCTAAAAACAAACTAACCTTTTTAATAATAAAATATATATAGTATTAATTCTATAACAAAACAACATT harbors:
- a CDS encoding CBS domain-containing protein, whose translation is MKSSVKIGSVMGIPIRLHITFLLILPIFAYAFAISPQPFGFEGVEPSITRYSLSVLTAILLFASILVHELAHSYLAMRYGVKIENITLFLFGGVSAMEKIPRDPGQEAKMASAGPLTSLLIGLVCLLIYGNLISPNPMLSQNPVYLVIWILGIMNLILGIFNLLPAFPMDGGRVLRSFYARRMSYVKATQSAAAVGKFFAVLMAIFGILIGNPWFPLIALFIYVGASEEERSTRAEVTLENIRVRDIMTRNVVSVNPSMSVDDLVKFMFEKKHMGYPVMEGDSLKGIVTFSDIQHIPSIDRPAAKVSDIMTRDIISVSPDAQASDVLKLVSSKNIGRVLVIDNGSIAGILSRTDLVRTLKLRSE
- a CDS encoding IS701 family transposase, whose protein sequence is MDINPPKCTDIDYINFLIAASNVFSCTEAARCYPDIANAPSHDAFTRCLQRQPPDTEALWEEVKSYVKLKGGYLIVDDSTLDKPYAEEIAFVRRMWSGKHHRTVKGIGLVTLVWTDGTTVIPIDFRIYNIDVDDKTKNDHFRDMLDKAEERGFNPKFVLFDTWYASVKNLKAIRQKEWHFLTRLKNNRLVNPDNKGNVPLETVDIPPKGRVVHLKAYGFVKVFRIVSKNGDTQHWVTDVQEMDEAKREDLAKKSWKIEEYHRGIKQFCGVEKCQARKEESQRAHIMFSLRAFLRLELQRIKSGISWFESAMKIRRVAVTEYLRNPQYTLN
- the mfnA gene encoding tyrosine decarboxylase MfnA, producing MNEQGLSEKEIFSYLEDVKSEDTDYYKVLSSMCTHPHRVAVEAHRLFIEANLGDLGLFAGAHRLEKEVIQMLGELLHAQSVEIPSGESCESSVCGYLTTGGTESNIQAIRCMKNIVTKDGNKSGEILNIVVPESAHFSFDKVANMMGIEVKRALLDSEFRVNIASVKSLIDANTIGLVGIAGNTEFGQVDPIEELSQLALENELFLHVDAAFGGFVIPFLEKPYSFDFKVPGVTSIAIDPHKMGLSTIPSGALLFRSPSFLDSLKVNTPYLTTKAQFTLTGTRSGASAAATYAVMKYLGREGYRKNVQYCMQLTTKLVKEARKIGFEPLIEPVMNVVALRVPNPDFVREQLLKKFGWNVSITRNPRSLRLVLMPHNTARDIEEFLQDLRKVTAEL